The Cygnus olor isolate bCygOlo1 chromosome 14, bCygOlo1.pri.v2, whole genome shotgun sequence genomic interval TGACTCCAACTACCAGAACAAATTCACTTCTAGGCAGTAGTGCAAAAacaccagtgttttttttttgtttgtttggttttttgttttgttttgtttttcagataatgTAGCTTGTTCTGATATTACTGGAGATAATTgttcctctctcccttcctccagtGCTCTGCCCTCTAACTCCCTGCTTGgtgagaaggcagcagaggaTGTGTCCCACCACAGAGCCCTCCAAACCCCTCTGCACTCCCACCGTGTGGGGTCCACATGCCCTCCTCTCGCAATAAACAGTATGGTACAAAGCCAGGGATGGGTGTATGAGGTGGGGGCTCAAATTCCCTGGGCCCCCACAGTGCCAGCCAACTGGACTGTGTCTGGTAGCCCACGAGAGGTGCACACTGCAGATCCAGACACCACTGCCTTGCATGGGGGGAGGCActggggggctcagccctggTGTGGAGCTGCCCCGTGTGGCACATGGCAggagcctggggctgctggcaggcatGGGAGCCTCAGCCCAATTTTCCCCTGCACCAATCCCCATaagctcagaaagaaaatacctgCCCTCCCCCATTTGCCACTCCTGCCGAGGGCCACAACGTGCTGCAAGGGCCAGTGTCTTGTTCCAGCAGGACGCTGACCTCCTGTCTGTGCTGGAGGCATCCTGAGAGCTCCCAGGCTTTGACTCAGTTACTGTAAAGGGCAGACACCCCGGCATTTTCTGAGCTGCTAAAGCAAAATGGCAAGTACCCTTCCTCCCAGAGAGCCACTGAAGTGCCCCAGCAGCATCAGGGCACTTGGGTAAGAAAGATCCTCCTTTGCCATTCATTACTTCAGGAGATGCAGCGCCAGCTGGTGGGGCTACAAAGGCAGAACCAGAGAAGTGCCATTGGGAGCATCTCAATCCCTTCGCTAGAGAAAAGGGAGTAGGCAACTTTCCCCAGGGTGCTCCTTGTGTGATCGAGTTCATCTCAGACAAAGCAACAACAGGATGCAGCAGCATGCATCCCAAATGCATCCACATCTTCTGCCTTCCCCCAACTATTTCCTGAACATGCCTCTGGAGAACCCGCACACGCCAACATCTATCAGGTATCTACAAACCCAGGTTGTATGAGCACCCTAAGGATTACCGTGCACTTCTCATCCCCCCTATCCCCCCTTTACTTTTTTAACAGTTAATCCATCAGATATTTCAAATGCAACACAAAATCAGTCCTTTAAGAAATCTCCTGAGAAGTACTCTTTCTAGTGACTCAAGGTattttgcagcagctgagaaacaCTCACCTTAGCACGTGAGTCGATCCATTTATTGTGGTGGTGGAACAGGGGACTGTCTGCCCCAAGATAGAAGGCCTTCGGTATCGCTCATCACCACAGCACAGGATGATGAGGAAGGCACGTCTGAAAGACTTGTTCAGGAAGGCGTAGAGGAAGGGGTTCAACCCTGAATTGATGTAGCCCAGCCACAGAAAAGCTGTCCACAGCTTCCCCGGCACCGTGTAGTTTATGAAAGGGTCCACTATGTTTGTGACAAAGAAGGGGgcccagcacaggcagaagcACCCCATGATGATGCACAGGGTCTTGGCAGCTTTGGTCTCAGTCTTCATGCGGTGTGTGCTGTGCTGGTCCGGGGGGTGCTGCCGGCCATCGGCGGGGGTCCCTGCGCGCTGCAGCACCCGGATCTGGCGGGCGTGCTCCCTGGCGGTGACGTAGATGCGGTAGTAGGCCAGCACCATCAGGAGGAAGGGAATGTAGAAGGCCACCACGGAGCAGGTAATGGCGTATGGCTTGTTGACCATGAATATGCAGTAGGTGGAGTTGGAAGCCTTGTTGAACTGCCTTTGCTGGatctggggcagggggagaaagGACAAGgacaaagaacagaagagattcagccctgctcctctgaTATCAGCAGTCTGTTTGTCAGGATGCTCTACCACCACTTTCCtattctctctcctcccttccctctcccatttGCAGTACCTGCCTTAccactgctgcctcttcccccTATGCTTACACGACGGGCTCTGACGGTCCTGAGGTTTGTGGAACCAGCCCATGTGCAGCTCCAGCATCCTAGAGCATGCCTCAACCTGGCTGCTGAAAATCAGCCTAGTAGCCTAGTAGCCTAGTAGCCTAGTTCATACTCTGTGAAGGGGAATAACTTCactttgtgctgtgcttttttgCAGTGTTCACTGCTGTGTCCATCAGGACATGCTTTTACACCAAGGATGCACATTTCATCTGGCCAAGTGGCACGGGCCAGGTGGGTGGGGATGGGGCTAGGCTAATGCAAACTTAGCAGACAGGGGCTGTTCTAGGCATGGGGCAGTGGGCAGCAGCCTTGCAAATCCCCGTGAAGGCAAATAGCAGAAATTCAGCAAGCCCTCTGCTTCAATAACAAGGAGCTTCTCCTTTAGCCTCTATTGCCGTCTTTTCTTTGcatattcctttttaaagaagcatATACAGCAGGGAATATATTTGGTACCAGGTCAGTGTATCTCCTAAGTTACTCACCAGATCAATGATGCCAATGCTATTCCAGCCTTGCATGATtgggaggaaagaaataaatgttgggATTACCCAGCAGCCTCCAAGCATTACAGCGATGCGCAATGGAGTCATCTTGTTCCTGTAAACCAGTGGCTGGCAGCAAATAGCATAGTACCTGCAAGGAGGAAGCAAGAGAACCACCATCACTGAAGGAGACTTTCAggtcttctaaaaataaaactgcaaagccttttctccatcttgtttctcctgcctttcaaaacagaggggggaaaaaaaagattctatAGTCTATTTCTATCGACTGCCTCTTACACAAGGAGCTCAGGGTATTTTCGCAGCGTGAGTAAATAAGGTTTCATAGTCCCTTGCAGGGAAAAGccaatattttctattttccagcTAGGGAAAATGAGGCATAGATTAATGCTGTGGTTTGTCTAAAGTCATGGAGCAAGGGAGTGACCTCCCATTcagccctcctctcctcctgcactTAGTCACAAAGCTGTCTGCACCCTCCTTACCACAATGAATGAGTTCACCTTCCTTCTATTTAGCCATAACTGAATAAATGTTGGGGTTTTCCTAACTGTAATGGACATCTATTTTGACAAGACTGCAAAGGCTGTTGTTGCAAATTAACAAAGTGTTTCAAAGCTGTGAAAATGTCCgtaaaattgtgtttttccaTAAACAAATCCCTTTTCTACCTCCCTGTAAACACCTCTTGCCTGGCTGTGCTTTAACATTCTGCCACAAGGACAGCACAAACGTCTGCCCTGGGCTTCCAGTCTTTTCCCCATCGAGGGGAATTGCcctgttctctctttcttctcccagtccaTCCAATATATTCACAGTAAAATAGACTCCTGCTCTTAATATAACCAGCTTTGAACTGGAAATGTCTTCTccaagagacaaaaaaataagtagacaaaaataagagacaaaaaaaaaaatgcccataAGCATAGCAGGTCAGTAAGCATAACATTCTATTGCAGATTCCTGGTGGCCCTGACCTGACAGTCTGTCTCAGGttctgaatgaaatattttcaaactgcAGAGGATTTCAGCATAGTTTGCAGAGGAATGCCAGTACTGATGTCCCCACTGCTCAGACAGGGTGCTGGGGTCCAGAGGCTTCCAGAATAGAGCCACAAAATGCCCTTGACTTTCAATTCCCTGTTCCAACCTATCTCCTTGCTGTAGCAGTCCTGTAGTCTCTTTGATTTGAACTTGACAGAGTGGGAAAGACCAGGGCTGTGTGTAAAACAGTGGTGTCAGGACAGAAACCTAATACGACGGATTGGGAAGATGGCCATTCTGCAAAGGCACTATACCCCAGTTACAAGTTTAGGTACATCCCTGAACTACCTCTTGCTCCAGATAATTGATAGAAAGTAACGTAAACACTCAATTACAGaacttcaagcatttttttcgTGACCATACCAAGTAATATATAACAAGGATATTTATGAAAGAGCCTTTTAtgcaaaatgtttaataatTCAGCCCATAAAGCAGCATTAAAATCTCTTAACAACCAGCGCAGGTCTCACTCTAATTGTGCAACTGAGAACATTTTCAACATCCTTTTAAAAGTCTCCAGGGATCCTGCAGTTCAGATCTGAGAAGATGCCTCTATAGCTGGTTGGAAACTACTGCTTTGACTCCACAGAACAGCTgatctgctgcagaaaatagAAACTGTTAAGAGGGACGAGAGCAGTGGTCAGCCCAGTCCCGCTCTGCCAACACCAGTACCAGCAGAAATGCCTCTCAGGTTATCCTACAGATGTCCCTCGCTAGGTTTCTGGGCATTTTCACCTGGCACACCTGGTACATCAGAGATACCAAAAGTGCCCATGAATTCTCAGCTCTTCTAAATAACTAAATATATAATTCAGCTATGTGCCTGAAGGGTGTATTTTCTTAGTGAATTAATAATGGTTGTTTGGTAGATGTAGTTTCCCGATTTGGTAAGCACAGACAATCTGCAATGTGGTGCCCATCTGTGTACCTGTAGGACATAAGCACTGCATTGAAGTAGTGGCCATTGTTTCAACAGCTATTTATAAAGGGAATGAATGATCTCTGTCAGAGATTTTTAAAGTCAATCTTCACAAGAAGACATAATGTGTCTGTAAAGAGAGCCTATACGTCTGTAACAGTCTATTTTATAAGGTCAGCAAAATCATAAATTAGAGACATTAAATTAGCAAACACACACTGAAGTTCGACCACTGACCTGAAGTGGAGCCTGCAAGAACTTCTAAGTGCGAGCAACACGTTAAAATAAGAGATATGCAAATGAACAAATATACATGGtttatgtgtatgtataaaagAGATGTCCTTGAGGTGCACAATTTATTTCATGAAGAGTTGAGTGGGAAGAGAAAAGTTTGTGctaaacaggcagaaaaaaacctaaaaatttccaaattttcttaagaaatttttaaaaagtcatgtGGAGTCAActaaattgctttattttgataaaatgaGATGATATATTCCACACAAAGggttgaaataaaatcaaagtgtcaaaagaaaacatttttttaaaaatctctttgaaaCAAGATTCAAAATGTCACGGGGGAAAAATGTTGAAGCAAGCATTCAACTCCTTCAATTTGATCATTTATATATTCTCTTCTGGTTTCCTGTGTGCATGAAAATCAGCCTGTTCCTCTGAAAGGTTTCACTTTCAAAGGAACAGTATATTTGACAGTAACTGTTCTTTCAGGACACTGTCTGAAATGTTGCTCTGATGGAGCAATGCTGATTCCCATGGCAGTCAGTGGATCCAATTCCTGTGCTCACTGACATGATCCTAACATGTTCCCAACATCTCTCTGGCAGCACAAGGAAGAAGAAGCTGAATAATTTACAGGAACAGGATTTGCTTAGTTTTGGAGCTTGCCTTCAGTGGGTCAAGATTTGAACAAGCGAGGTTGTCCCGCCTTGAAGGTATGCAAAACTGAACTGAATAGGAGCCTGAGTAACCCGATTAAAATTAAAGTAGATTTAGGTTTGAGTTTGGCCCTGTTTTGAGAGGGGGGATGGATCTGAGACCCCTACAGCTCCTTTTTCTGAGTCTATCAGCATGGTCAAATTTTAACAACTAAATGATTTCAGAGAATAGAATAAATATGTCTTTGTTCCTAGGATAATTACCCTCCTCATGACAGCCACAATGTGCTTGCGTAACCTTGTCTTATATTAGCAGAGATTATTGAGTTTGGATTTCCCGGTGTTCTCCAGATTTCCTTccccaagaaaacaaactgacCTTTGAATTCAAACAGGTATTTTCAGTAATGCATTTGACTGCTTATTCAGACAGATGGTGCTTCTCTTGGCATTATGTGCAACTGCACTTCTGGCTCTAGACACAAGGGAATTATACCtgacatatttatttgtttactatCTGAGAGACACCCACTGCAAAGTACTACCCAGTGCTGGACATCAAAGGATTCCTGTGACATTTCGGAGAGCAAGTTGCTGCAAGTCTCAAGAGACTACACTTATTTGCAGAAAGGGCAAAAGGAGAAATTCACCAAATAAATGGGAGAGAATGGCCAAGACACCAGCTACCATTTCAGAAGTTGaatcagcaaacaaaaaagcaacaacatgACACATTACTAATTAACTACGGCAGGAAAACAATTCTTTGAAGCAGTTcaagttatttcatttctgtacttCTATCTCTGATGCAGCTGACAGCATTACACTGACTTGTACATGCTATTAAAGGTCATTAGAGTAAAAATTATGCCTGTAAAAATGACATCTTAAGCTCTCATATTTCTTCCCTCCCAGTGATTCAGCAGCAATTTTCTTCCACTTACATGTCAAAagattatatgtatatatatattttttttgctaactGCTGCTACTGTGACTCCCCTCGTATTCAGAAAGGCGAGCTGGGTTCCTCCTGTCCCCACGCTGCTATCAGCAATAAGGTCCTGCAATCAGGACATGGGTGACAATTTTGCTGATGGTGAGGCAGAGAAGCACACAGCTGGCCACCCGTAGCTTAGTGGGACTTCTGCTCAATGGTTCAAAGTCAGATAATAGAAATCCATGCATATTAACAAAGTCACTCAAGTCACACAATTTTTGCAGTAGCCAATGATTTGATGTATGCAATGGTTCGGGCATTTAAGCAGCTAATTATTCACTGAGAGAAAAGTAATTACATCTCTAAGGTTATCAATAGTTTTAGTCAAAagttgaaataaagacattttcttattctacatttctgcttcctttcaaGCTAGAGCTGTTTTCCTGTGCTCATAAAGAATATCTATTACGTACTGCTTATGACAATGTGATGGATGAATATAAAATGCAATACATATACACGATTAATACAATGTCCAAGTTTagttaaatattaattcttaCTATTATCAGCCAAGGCCCATGTTTCTGCAGTTCCTTGGAAATGTTAACTTCCCTGTTACCTACAGCAGAGTAGATGCAGAACATCCTCTCTTCTGCCTCTAGTTTGACATTCTCAGCTGAAGGGGAAATGCAAGGATCCCTTCCTGAAATTGTAGATCTTCCAAGAAGCCCCACAAAGCAAAGGTTATTATaatacttttcctttcccataCCAGACATTTACCATATGTGAATGAATCATGAGCTAACATTTTACAGATGGCTCAAGCAGAACAAAGTAGCTCTGCGGCCTTACTTACAGCCCTGATAGCCATTGCAGATACGTTTGGCTACCAAGGATTTGTGACCTGCCCGTGGTCCTTCAGTGGCTCTGAGGAACAGTACAGTGGCCAAACTCTGTCTCGAGGAGCATGTATGTGATTGTCCCTGGTCTTCCAGGGAAATGAATTTGGGAGGGACTGATTAGTGCCAAGTAGATCGATTCCCAAAAGTGAACCTCATCTGCTACAAACTGCCTCATTAACTCAGAGAGGATGCAAGTGCACCTCCATTGTGTGCataaaagctataaaaaacTCTCAGTGTTCAGTGCCCCATAGGGGAGCCACATATACACAATTTCCAACTGCTGTaagagcagaatattttttccttttcccaacAGGACTTGCGTTTTGCCTGCTGGTGAGCTCCTATTTTTGATCAGTGCTCccaaaaatcatttataaatgCACGATGAAGTGTACACC includes:
- the HTR4 gene encoding 5-hydroxytryptamine receptor 4 isoform X2, with amino-acid sequence MEELDVNVSSSEGFGVAEKIVLLTFISAVILMAILGNLLVMVAVCRDRQLRKIKTNYFIVSLAFADLLVSVLVMPFGAIELVQDNWIYGEMFCLVRTSLDVLLTTASILHLCCISLDRYYAICCQPLVYRNKMTPLRIAVMLGGCWVIPTFISFLPIMQGWNSIGIIDLIQQRQFNKASNSTYCIFMVNKPYAITCSVVAFYIPFLLMVLAYYRIYVTAREHARQIRVLQRAGTPADGRQHPPDQHSTHRMKTETKAAKTLCIIMGCFCLCWAPFFVTNIVDPFINYTVPGKLWTAFLWLGYINSGLNPFLYAFLNKSFRRAFLIILCCGDERYRRPSILGQTVPCSTTTINGSTHVLRCDVTPYKVTSS
- the HTR4 gene encoding 5-hydroxytryptamine receptor 4 isoform X1, with the translated sequence MEELDVNVSSSEGFGVAEKIVLLTFISAVILMAILGNLLVMVAVCRDRQLRKIKTNYFIVSLAFADLLVSVLVMPFGAIELVQDNWIYGEMFCLVRTSLDVLLTTASILHLCCISLDRYYAICCQPLVYRNKMTPLRIAVMLGGCWVIPTFISFLPIMQGWNSIGIIDLIQQRQFNKASNSTYCIFMVNKPYAITCSVVAFYIPFLLMVLAYYRIYVTAREHARQIRVLQRAGTPADGRQHPPDQHSTHRMKTETKAAKTLCIIMGCFCLCWAPFFVTNIVDPFINYTVPGKLWTAFLWLGYINSGLNPFLYAFLNKSFRRAFLIILCCGDERYRRPSILGQTVPCSTTTINGSTHVLRYTVLHNGHHQEQEKLPIHNDPESQESCF